GCATGGAGGAGCTCCAGGAGTAGTTTCCTGTCGACCCTGCAAGGTCGTCAGGACCGTCAGAACCATGGGTGGACATAAAATAATGTACAATTAATTGTAATTCACTCTTTCCAATCAACTAGAAACCAAATACTTAAATTGGGtacaagaagaagaaaaaaccaTTGAGACACTAATAGACAGTGATGTGGACAAAGACCTGAGTTCAGAGACCCTGTGCAGAAGAGTCAGAAtcttccccatctcctcctttGGAATGACAGTCCACAACAGGTTGAGTTTCACCCCGTCACTGTAGTGTAAAGCAAAGCGCAGGGCTTCACAGTCGTCCTGTTTCAAGACCAGGTTGTTCAAGTTGATCCATTCGTCTGATGACCTCACTAAAGTCGTCACCATGTGACCAGCACGTTGTTGGTGGATTTCTTTCAGAGCTGTCCTCTCAAAGTGGGAATTCATTCTGCAGAAAAGGAGGCATTAGGTGCTGTATGTGGTGCTACATGTTTGTTATTGGATTTTCACTGTGAAAGACAAAGATAATTGGCCCTGATAGCGATCATCATATTGTTTGAACCAGACCTTTGAAAGTGAATATTATTCAGGAACGGGAGAAGATGAGGTATGTCTTGCTGTCTGATTCTGCTCCTCCTGAGGTTGATGGTGATGGGTTGTGTGGTGGTCTTCAGCAGGTAGTGAAGCACATTCCAGTCCAGTCTACAGTTAGACAGGTCTCCATCAACCTTCTCCAGGAAGCACTGGGTCAGTTCCTCATTCTGAGCCTCATATATCACAACTGCCAGCTGTTGCAGAATCTCCTCACTTAGTCTGACATGGAGGAAAACAGGCAGATGGTAACACACAGAAAACAATGTGGATCCTCGACAAATCAAACGGTAATCCCCAACACGCAAACCCCACATTTAGAGACATTTTGTTTGAGAGTGCACAAACTAGGTAAACTAACTTGCCTGATAGTGAGCGGACCCCGATGACACAACAGAGTAGTAAGAAGGTAACCCTCGATGGGACAGTCTGTCAGATCCAAGCTCCTTACGGTCCACACTGTCAGTAGTGAAGCTAAACTACTGATCACTCTACACTGCACCCGTTCTGTTGGATTAGGCCTCGATAAGACCAGGGTCAGCTCCTTGACGATCATTGGCCTTTTGCACAAAAGTGACATCCTAGATAGCTTCACTGTTGCCATTTCATTCATTCTGAAAGAAGAACCAAAAATGATGTTATAACATTCAAGAATaggtgtggggtgggggtgggggttacaagctgacatatggaattgttttaagacagTCATTcaatggatcatttagctatttgcttTTGAATTTCAGGACCCCTTTAGGGATATATAAAAATTATATATGCAAACATTATTTGTTAAAATATAGAATTTGGCCTTTAGTACCAAatcccatacaaacacattgaataacacattcataaatggcaacaacaaaaaaatcagaaGGAATAGgattttgaagtgtctgtcctatatctaggagatataagaaagctcagtatatatttatatatatttttttacacatatttaaccccttttttgggggtaggcacaaaactactgtacctccatacttccattcattttttccaAACCGGTACCAGTTAACTTCAGATGAGTCATCGTGCTCGTGAGAGTATCCCCTTTTCATAGaatggtcataatagtttgtaggccaaaccattcAGACGCTACGTATGTTTTCGTGagaaaaatagatttttggggatTTTTCATGGtttgacaaacaccgctgtagctcggcccccttccaccgcagatgtggaAAAGCACTATAGGCGAAcgaggtggattgagacgcagcccagaCATTTCTAGTTTAAACTGaaggattttgatggggatttttttaaatgatgtttCTTCGAATGACGCACCACCGGTGCATCAATAGACTCTGAGGGTGTTAGCAAATATAGAATTACCTAAGCTTGTGAAGCTCTTTCACTTGTTTGAAGAGAAGTTTAGCTCCTTGGAGAGAGATACTCTGTGGGGTGAGAGTGACGTCCAGTTCCTCGTCAGCAGCAGACTGGCCTAGGACTGCTCCTACTGCCTCGCAGCGTACACTGGGCAACCACCCAGACAATGTgagagtgtagtgtagggcctgGAGGAGACAGTGGGATAGCAGTGCATCTCCCTCAAAACCCACAGAGAGTGcatcacacatagacaggaaGAACTGGCAGTCACAACTGGGGGTGAAAAATCAAAAGGAGTCTAAGACACATGAAAACATTGTAATGTATGCAAATATATCAAATTGCAAATAAATGATTGGTCAATATATCTCAAAACAATTCATGTTCCATGATATAGTTAACTGTTAATTCAATAGAGAAAAACACAAGCCAGGTTGGTAACAAACCCACATGAGGTATGATATGTAGGGTAGACACGGAAGGAAACTCCTCACGTCACTCTCGTCATCTGAACAACCCCTCAACTCTACCGGTCTCATCCCTGGTTGGAGTTTCAGCACTTCTAGGAGGAGGGAGGCCTTTCTCTCCGAGAGGTCTATTGACCAGGCTGCAGGAGTTGACCAGTAAACTGGCTGTAACGCTGGAAGGACACTTCTGCCTGTTTGAATCTCATAGTCCTTCGCATGCGAGTACAGATCTAACAGAAGCATACACTTCTCTGTAGAGTCATATGAATGAGCTAACCCCAGAGCAGACACGAGTGCCTCGACAGACCTCTGTCCACTCAGTATGTCATTAACAGCTCCTTGAAGAAACACTTTCAAAAGGAAACGACAAGACCATGGAAGAAATGTGATCCTCCACTCTTCAGGCAGCTCCCCCTCATCCTGTCTGGAGAGAAACCTGTCAGTAGAAAAACATTATTAGCCCTGACATAAAAGGAACACACAGACCCAAGCTCTCAAAAGCATGTTGAGGCTAAGTTTATCCTTAGAActttagccttaagatgcttcaCGTTCATAATTCCACGTGGCACCTAAATTACTCTCCGTCAGCGATATGATTATAACAGAACTTTTTAAGCAAACCAACCCGAGGTGTGATATGTAGGGTAGACACTGAAGGAAACTCATCACGTCACTCTCGTCACCTGACCAGTCCCTCAGTTCCACCGGCCTCTTCTCTGGTTGGAGTTTCAGCACTTCTAGGAGGAGGGAGGCCTTTCTCTCCGAGAGGTCTACGGACCAGACTGCAGGAGCTGTCCGGTAAAGTGGCAGTAACGCTGGAAGGACACTTCTGCCTGTCTGAGTCTCGTAGTCGCTCACATGCGAGTACAGATCTAACAGAAAATCACACTGTCCAGCGTTGTCCTGATCAGCAAAGGGGAAAGCTGAGTATCCACATACTGATGAAAGCATGTTTAGCGTCTCTCCTTGCAACGTTGCTGCACAGATGAAGAGATCCACAAGCACTTTGATAGCGTCATTGGTGTTCGGAATGCAGTCGTTGAATCTAGATCATTTAGAATGTAAATAAATTGTTAAAATAAAATCTCATGACAAAATGTACCCAAACACTCACAGTACAACCTCTCGGAACCCTCTCTTCGTGTTTAATAGAATATCATTAGATTATAGACTGTCAGGGTCTCTGATGGGAAACTCTACTGTCTTACACCAGATAACATTTTGCACTGAGATAGTAAGCAACTTTCCCCTTCAATCTATGCCAACGGATTAAAGAGACAATGATAGATACAAAAACAAGTCTTCTGTAGCATACTTTTTGGGGGGTTATTCTCAAAGAGCATTCAGATCCAGGGATAACATATTCAAGATATTTACACCACCATAGACTCACCTCAGCTCTGAAATGTAGGGTAGACACTGAAGGAAAATGGTCaattccctctcgctctcttcatcCGACCACCACAGCTCAACTGGTTTCTTCACATTCAGAAATTTCAGCACTTCAAGGATGCCAGAGGTTCCTTTCTCAGAGAGGTCTATGTACCATACTGCAGGAGTTGTCTGGAAAACAGGCTGCAACACTGGTAGAAGTCCTTCCTGCGTGTCATGGGCCTTTGAGTACAGACTAACCACGAATTTGCTCTGTTCCTCTATAGAGTCAGAGTGAATCAAATGAGCAAGCACAGGGCGCAAACCCTCGACGCATTTCTGTCCTGTCGTCACCTCATAGAGAGCTCCTTGTATGTAAAGATCCATCTGCAATGACTTCACTTCCTCATTCCATGAATGCGTTTTTTGATCATTGAGTGAAATGAACCTAAAAGAATGTTAAGATGAGACATTTCTTGTATCATCAACGTAGGCCTGACATTAGAGCTAACATTTGTCATCATTGGAAATACTGATAGCAGCAGTGGCATTAAAACAGCATCTGTAAGTCATTCAAATGATTTAGAGGAATCTTAACCATATTCAAAATATGCTATTTGGACTTAATAAAAATCCAGCTATGTAGGCTATACATTCATTTACCTGATATCTGCAATGTTTGACAAACGGTCAAAGATGATTTTCATTGATGATGTGGTAATATGTTGGGTGCCTTGACCAACATGTAGACAGAGATGAATATGTTCTGGTCTCTTCTGCTTCAGGACCTCTTCTGCTGGCTTCCACACCTCTTGCTCTTGGACTGACAGGTGGATTTCAGATTCACACAGTCTCAGCAAATTGTCACAGTCTTTCTGTAGGCCAGAGTGAAGTGCAACTTTCCACATCTGCAGTTGTGTAATGGAATCCAGTCTAACAGAATAAAGATTAaagacaaaaatatatattgcatggttaaaaacaaaaatatatattgcatggttaaaaatacaaatatatattgcatggttaaaaataaaatatatatattgcatggttaaaaatacaaatatatattgcatggttaaaaatacaaatatatattgcatggttaaaaacaaaaatatatattgcatggttaaaaatacaaatatatattgcatggttaaaaacaaaaatatatattgtacTTCTATGTAATACTGCATATTAATTATATAACTGCATATTAATGATCTAACTGAACATTGTTATTATATAGTAAGGTACATAAtcattggcacccttgataaagagcAGAAAATACTGTATAAattaataatacaaatactgagctatattgtatgtaatttttggggggaaattatattatttaaaaGAAATATGTTTTCAGTACTCCAACACCCTATGATTGCGAGGATAACGACACTGCGCCTTTTTCTGACATGTTTTATGATATTGGAGAACACATTGAAAGGGTTCTTaaaccattcctccatacagaatctttccagatcctcgATGTCCTTGgtctgcgcttatggactgccctcttcaattcaaaccacagctTTTCAGTGGGGTTCAAGTTCGAAGACTGAGATGACCATTACAAAATGTTGATGTTGTGGTCTactaaccatttctttgtggattttgatgtgtgcttggggttattgtcttgatGGAAGATTCatcctcctggcagaggcaaccaggttttggctaaaatgtcctggtacagggttcatgatgccattgaccttaacaagggccccaggaccagtggagcAAAATATCCACATATCATCAAATATCCACCTCCATTTTTTACAGTAGGGATTCATGTATTTTCTGCATATGAATTGTTCTTTCGAAGGCCACATCCACTGCTGGTGTGCGCGGCCAAAAATACCTATATTTTCGTGTCATCTAAACATAGCACTGGTTCCAATCTAAGTGCCAATGCCATTTATTACACTCCAGGCAGTGCTATGGTCAGataacatgaaaatagagctctttggccacgcacaccagtggtgggtttggcgttGAAAAACGGAAGCATATGCAGAAAAGTACCTCATACCCAGTGGtgacccatcattcagggcaggtggggttTTGAGCCCTACATTTTTtgggacataaacattacacaacaagttggaaatcgcaattcaacaatgagttgtttggaaggaatcagtgacagtgcctaactgcaagcattgcagctgggaagtcagactgggaaaatacattttgaacattCAAATCGGAATTGTAaatctttctctttctttgaTGACATTTGCCAACTGAGGACCGCCGTACACAACAACTcttaaatgtgcctggctttataaatcatccaTATATACCTACAGAAATAAGACATATCCTGCTTCCGGCCTGTTTGAGCGTTTGCTTAATAGCCCACTGATTCGATGAGCACCGAGCCTCACCCAACAATTTCATAAATTCTGCTGTTTTTAATATTTActatgctgtaataaaggctttgcCATTTTGTCGTTAGACCAGGCCTCAGTGGTATAATTCATCATTTATTTTgtgttgtttacactgttccaaattGTCCGGAAAATGATGTTTATAACTATAATAACCCTCCTTTTTCCTTGATCTCcttcttattgttattattattatgacgaTCATTATAACAATAAGTAATGTCCTTATCATTAGCATAGCAGCTTTGAAAAACCACCATCGAGCTGTACTGTAGGCCTAAGAGCGCATCCTGTTTATAGTCTAAATAGCATAACTTACTTAGGCCTACATTTCAATATTTACATAGGCTACTGTATAAATCAATAATTATTAATTCATtcatgtcatcacacagcatatGAGTCATTCATGATGtgaaatgcaatcaagcattTTAGTTTTAAAATATAATAACAAAGCGACCATTGAATAATTAGCATAAACAATAAATAGGGCTAAACTGTTCCATTGCGGAAATTGCATTCACGAATGAATGCGACTGTTGCACGCAGCACTTGCTCCATACCTTCCTTTTCTTGATCTCCAGTATTTTCCACAACTAATCACATTTATTCCACACATCTGACTTGCCATTTACCTCCTGTgcaaccagtaaacattcccCCGTTtcgagtttatttgtcacgtcctTCTGCATCTATTTGGCTGTCACGTGTGTTACGGTGTTCAGAGTTTGTTACAACCAATTTATTGACGTGATTATGTCATGCTATGGGTCAGGCCTCAATGGTCACATGCATGCGAAGCATACATGTGTCACgtaaagagagcaagggttgagggaatgttttttttctaaacaaatgagggatttcggtaacttttcagtcagaaatgattgtaattatgttgcagcttcagcaacacGGACAGCGCTAAAGatgtgtggtggtcgctgcagcagggaggagagaaagacaacgGGTGCTAGTCACACAGTCACTTAACACAGCGCAGCAATTCTCAGTCAGGAggcacaatcaaatcaattgcgGTCGGCCAATATGACCTTTAGTAAGGGGACAGCCCTAATGTGAACATTTGCATTACTATCTAATTATGCTTTCCCCAACCCACAGCCCCAACCTTAAATCACTCGACCTAAACTTAACCgtttgagttgtttctgtttaaAACCTATAACCACGCGaaatgaaccctgtaactacgTTCATTAAATTCCAGCAAATCCCGAAGTGAAACTATGAGTTCCGGTTGggtaaaatatggtggtgcatctttgatgttatggagcTATTTTACTTCTATTGGTCTTGTGGCCCTTGTTATGGTCAAGGGCATCATGAACATGACCAAATaccaaaacctggttgcctctgtaAGGAGGCTGACACTTGGCCACAAGTGGATATCCCacccagcaagacaataaccccaagcactaaTCAAAAatacacaaagaaatggttaattgaccacaaaatcaacattttgtaaTGGAcatctcagtctctggacttGAATACCATTGAAAacctcccactgggcacacacttgttgaatcaacgttgttttcacgtcatttcaacatggaatagacgttgaattaacatctgtgcccagtggaaaTTGAGTATAGATTAAGGATATTGAGGAACTGGAAAGATTCTCTATGGAGGAATGGGCTATGATCCCTCTCTTGTGTTCTCcaaactcataaaacattttagaaaaaggctcagtgacATTATCCTCTCAAGGGAGGGTgcaatacactacatgacccaaaatatgtgaacacctgctcgtcaaacatctcattccaaaaataatgggcattaatatggagttggtccccctttgctgctataacagcctccactcttctgggaaggctttccactaaatgtttgaacattgctgcgggggacttgcttccattcatagtgaggtcgggcactgatgttgggtgaactcagcgttccaattcatcccaaaggtgtttgatggagttgaggtcaccGATCTCGACAAGCCTTTTCTGTATGGCCCTCTCTTTATGCACAGGGCATTGTcaagctgaaacaggaaagggccttccccaaacagttgccacaaagttggaagcacagaatcatcaagaatgtcattgtatgctgtagcgtttagatttcccttcactggaattaaggggcctaggcggaaccatgaaaaacagccccagaccataattcccaccaaactttacagttggcactatgcattggggcaggtagaattctcctggcatccaccaaacccaaatttgcccgtcggactgccagatggtgaagcgtaattcatcactccagagaatgcatttttactgctccagagttcaatggcgggGAGCTTTACACCTTTCCAGCagcgatgcttggcattgtgcatggtgattttaggtttgtgtgcggctgctcggccatgaaaacccatttcacgaagctcccgacgaacagttattatgctgaagttgcttccagaggcagtttggaacttggtagttagtgttgcaaccgaggacaaacGATTTCAACGCATTACgggcttcagcacttggcggtcccgttctgtgagcttgtgtggcctaaccctttgcggctgagccattgttgctcctaaatgtttccacttcacaataacagtacttacagttgacgggggcagctctagcagagcagaaatttgacaagctgacttgttggaaaggtggcatcctatgatggtgccatgttgaatgccactgagctcttcagtaaggccattctactgcgaatgtttgtctatggagattgcatggcggtgtgctcaatattatacacctgtcagcaacaggtatagctgaaatagtcgaatccactaatttgaagaggtgtccacatacttttgcacatatagtgtatattagtataaaataatacaatATCCACATTTCTTtaagcatacaatatagctcggTGCTTtaccaagggtgccaataatgaTGGATCTGACTGTATATTTACGGGATGTCATTGTGATGCATGGATGAAGTCATAGAAATAAGGCTACTATCAAGCTCTGTAATAGTAAGAAGAGTAATACCTAAGCATTGTGAGATTTTCCAAAGCCCTGAGAATCAGCCTTAGTCCCGGATCTGACAAAGAGCAGTCTTCCAGGTCCAGTTGAACATTCCTGTCTTTGGATTGGCTGATCACATATGACACTGCACAGCACTGTTGAGGATCAAGCTGTTCTCCACTGAGATTAAACTCGTAGCCCACTTTTTCTAGGAGGAGTAAGCAGGCATCAGGCGACTGGTGCTCATACAAGCATTGACAAATGAAGAGGAGATTTTCCATATCAACATCTGAATTGGATTCGTCAGGGTCCGGCTGCGTCTCACAGTAGATGAATGAGTCTATGATCTTTTCAATGTACTGGTCAGATAGTTCTCTCACCTCTTCCTCAGAAATCAAGAATTTAATTGATTCAACCATGTTATTGGACTGACTAGAAAGTCCACACAAGAACGAGAAAATGTGCTTCAAGTACTTTCCTTCTTCGGTCTGGCACTGCTGAAGGACTTGGGTGATTTTGTCTGGTGTCATCAACAGAAAAACAGAGGCCCAAAACTCCTGCATTGTGTTGTGGAGAAAAGCCCAAGATGATGTTGATGTGTCCTTGGCAGCAGATGACGTCAGAAAAGCATCTACCACACTGTGGTCTTCGCCATCCAATCTTGTCACGTTGACTGTTTTGCCCAGCATTGCTTGGTAAGCGCTTTCAGCAAGAGACCTGAGGGCCTCCTTTTGGCGATGCATGTATTCACCCAGGTGTTCTGTAGTTTGGTCATTGCGTATTTTCAAGATATCTCGCAAGATCTGTACATACATTTCTGTTACAGTGCAAGGATGATCTTTAGAAACACTCAAACAGATGCAGGCAGTCACTATGAAGGCGTACATCGGGACATGACAAAGACTAAAGAGTTCAGGGTTATTCAAAATTCTGCAAATGGCATCCTCATCTGTATCAAACATCCACCTAAAGAAAGATCTGATTGACGCGTCATTGAATCCGTGTACTTCCACTCGATAAGATGGCCAGTCAGACAGAAACCCACAGTCTTCTGCCTCTGGTCTGCATGTGGTCACAATCTTAGCATCACACAGAAGGTCTTTCTCTAAAATGCGCTTCACTACAGAATTGCTGATTGCGTCCATGATTCCATCAAACACAATTATGACATTTTCAGAATTCTGTTCAATATCTTGCAAAATctcctcaatcccttcctctGGGTTGACGTATTTGCCAAACAAAAGTGACTTCAGAGTCGTGGGGTCATCAGAGTGGGACATAGACCTCATCAAGGATTCATTGAAGTAAAACATGTAGCTCACCGCATTGTCCTCTTTCTGTGCCCAAAGATTCAAAATCTCTTGGGCAACTGTAGTCTTACCTATCCCGGGTTTTCCAACCAGCAGAATTTTTTTCTCATTTCCTGTCAGTAAATTATCAGGGGATAATTTTCTCTTGAATGCTGGAATGTAAGTTTGAAGTTTTTTTGAGCGAGATTTTTTGTAGGCCTTGTTTTTGGAGATCTTGCTTTTTTGAAACACACTTCTGTCGGGGTCCAAAACAAGAGGTATGTATGTGAATGGTTTTAATGTAGAACTGTTTTTTAGCCAATACATGCGCTTTTTTTGTCTTGCCTCATAAATCCGAATCGCTTTCAATTTCAACTGCCTCATGTACTTGAAGCAAAGTTTGGAATCTAGAAAAAAAGAATGAATCAATAAGGAAACAAGGACAATTGCATGATTTGAGCATTAAATAAAATGTCTGGCAGATAACTGAACCACTCAAGTGTCAAATAGGGTTTTATTATAAAATGACTTGCTATCCATTGATTCTAAGAGATTTGGGTATAAtttgcatgtactgtatattataaagCATCTATAAGCACATAATACACATTGCATTATAGCTACATGGTGTATTGTTAAAGCTTAACGATCTGATTCACATTGATACTGGGAATGTTTTGTTTGAAGACGAAGCAGCGTGGAGGAGTTAGTTGGGCTTGATGAGGTGTCATAATGTCAATCAAGATGTGTCATATCACAGAGACCACCCTCGTGGTGGGCGGAGagaatttttgttttgtttttcatgtTAAATTCCTGCGATTCTGAACTATTTTCCACGGGGCTTAGATCAATTTAGCCGTTTTAGAGGTCATTTCCTGCAATTATTAGACACATTTTGCTATGGCTTTATGACGTTTTATATCTAAATGACTAAAGCTCTAACAAAATCAGTGGCTGAGGAAGTCTGGTGGCAAGGCAGAGTTAGCAGAGTCAGGCACTCACTTGCTCTAGCTAAAGGGTAGAGGAGTGGGTCCTGACCCACTGTCTTTAACTGAGCCATGGAGTTCTAGTAAAAATAATAAATGAATGGTTTTGGATGTAATAATGCTGTAAGCTGTAATAATGCTCTATGTAGCTATGATGTGATGTTTATGCTTTGCATAGTGCGTATAGATGTGTAATGTACGCTCTATAACAATTTTACAGTTGGTGTTACATTACCGCAAATCAGATTTAATTGCCAATAACACATACCAGTAGGAGTGAAGTCACTCTGTAGTGTTGGGTCATCTCTGAAAGAAAAGCAGCTGATCCAGTAATGCATATCTTGTTTGAGTGAAACTGTCCTGGTGGTGTACAATATCTTCAAAAGCTCATAGCAGGCAGCCTCCCCTTTGCAAACAGTCATGTCCAGAATTTTTCTGGATCTATCAGACTTCTCATACATGGAGGACAGATAAGAGACCTCCCCCTGATGGAGCACGTTGTGCTTATGCAATTGGTCAATAACCAGGGAGTGGTTCTCAAGGCTATCCACAAGAAGTCTTCTGCCATTTTGGATATAGTCAAAAGCAGACTGTTCTGTGCTTGCCATGGCATCTGTGCACCACTAGCCGACTACTACAATTATTTAGATCCCTTTATCCCACTTTCATTTAGGCCTAGGATAGTTCTGCCTTCTGACTTCGAACCCAAATCTACTAAATGTAATTTTTCTTGATGTTCATTTGAATGACTGATCCTTGAATAGTATAATTTACACAAGACTTGAGGTTAGTACAACTGCAAACGATCCTTTCATAACCCAAGATATTACTGTGTTGAGATGTCGTGTGTGACTAACACTTTTTAGTTATGGTGTGTGACCACAGATGATCCATTATGTTGAAGTTCAAATGAATGAGACGTACCTTCCTCGACGCATTGATACAGACCATTTGTAAATAGCCTTTTAAAAAGCGGTCTACAATTCATTAGCATTATATAAATAGATAGACTAAACTGTGAATTTGATTGCGAATTTCATAACGAAAATGAAACTAACTTCGAGTGACAATGTACAGAGTACAACATATTTAGAATGAATCTAAACTCTAAACTCATACATATGTGCCAAAAGTCCACAAAACCGACATAAATTGACTTCCTCGTGGTGGTGGTCTGAGTGCTGTCCACGTTCAATGTCCTGTCCTGATCAGATTTGAGGTTGGTAAAAGAAAAGAAAACGATGCCACCCACAACTTTCTGGAGAAGGGTGTGCAGCAGGGTTGCCAGGTCTAGCTACAATGTCTAACCCAAAGACTATTCAAAACCCGCACACAAGATTTTTAAAACTAGACATTTTTTTAAACAGCCAGAGGAGAGTTGCCACGTGTAGCCTATTAACCTATTTTTCCATAACGTTATCGAGCGAATAAAGGAATATCGACGTAACTTGTAACAACATCAGAAGCTAAATTCGCCTTTCCATCAAAATAATTACTATTGTGAGCTAACGTGACTAATAAAGGAATTTGAATATGTCTCAcgaatttttttgttgttgcctttATTAAACTCTGCAGATCCTTTTCCATCAATGGATGTTAACTCGTTTGAC
This genomic window from Oncorhynchus gorbuscha isolate QuinsamMale2020 ecotype Even-year linkage group LG07, OgorEven_v1.0, whole genome shotgun sequence contains:
- the LOC124040002 gene encoding uncharacterized protein LOC124040002 isoform X2, producing the protein MASTEQSAFDYIQNGRRLLVDSLENHSLVIDQLHKHNVLHQGEVSYLSSMYEKSDRSRKILDMTVCKGEAACYELLKILYTTRTVSLKQDMHYWISCFSFRDDPTLQSDFTPTDSKLCFKYMRQLKLKAIRIYEARQKKRMYWLKNSSTLKPFTYIPLVLDPDRSVFQKSKISKNKAYKKSRSKKLQTYIPAFKRKLSPDNLLTGNEKKILLVGKPGIGKTTVAQEILNLWAQKEDNAVSYMFYFNESLMRSMSHSDDPTTLKSLLFGKYVNPEEGIEEILQDIEQNSENVIIVFDGIMDAISNSVVKRILEKDLLCDAKIVTTCRPEAEDCGFLSDWPSYRVEVHGFNDASIRSFFRWMFDTDEDAICRILNNPELFSLCHVPMYAFIVTACICLSVSKDHPCTVTEMYVQILRDILKIRNDQTTEHLGEYMHRQKEALRSLAESAYQAMLGKTVNVTRLDGEDHSVVDAFLTSSAAKDTSTSSWAFLHNTMQEFWASVFLLMTPDKITQVLQQCQTEEGKYLKHIFSFLCGLSSQSNNMVESIKFLISEEEVRELSDQYIEKIIDSFIYCETQPDPDESNSDVDMENLLFICQCLYEHQSPDACLLLLEKVGYEFNLSGEQLDPQQCCAVSYVISQSKDRNVQLDLEDCSLSDPGLRLILRALENLTMLRLDSITQLQMWKVALHSGLQKDCDNLLRLCESEIHLSVQEQEVWKPAEEVLKQKRPEHIHLCLHVGQGTQHITTSSMKIIFDRLSNIADIRFISLNDQKTHSWNEEVKSLQMDLYIQGALYEVTTGQKCVEGLRPVLAHLIHSDSIEEQSKFVVSLYSKAHDTQEGLLPVLQPVFQTTPAVWYIDLSEKGTSGILEVLKFLNVKKPVELWWSDEESERELTIFLQCLPYISELRFNDCIPNTNDAIKVLVDLFICAATLQGETLNMLSSVCGYSAFPFADQDNAGQCDFLLDLYSHVSDYETQTGRSVLPALLPLYRTAPAVWSVDLSERKASLLLEVLKLQPEKRPVELRDWSGDESDVMSFLQCLPYISHLGFLSRQDEGELPEEWRITFLPWSCRFLLKVFLQGAVNDILSGQRSVEALVSALGLAHSYDSTEKCMLLLDLYSHAKDYEIQTGRSVLPALQPVYWSTPAAWSIDLSERKASLLLEVLKLQPGMRPVELRGCSDDESDVRSFLPCLPYISYLICDCQFFLSMCDALSVGFEGDALLSHCLLQALHYTLTLSGWLPSVRCEAVGAVLGQSAADEELDVTLTPQSISLQGAKLLFKQVKELHKLRMNEMATVKLSRMSLLCKRPMIVKELTLVLSRPNPTERVQCRVISSLASLLTVWTVRSLDLTDCPIEGYLLTTLLCHRGPLTIRLSEEILQQLAVVIYEAQNEELTQCFLEKVDGDLSNCRLDWNVLHYLLKTTTQPITINLRRSRIRQQDIPHLLPFLNNIHFQRMNSHFERTALKEIHQQRAGHMVTTLVRSSDEWINLNNLVLKQDDCEALRFALHYSDGVKLNLLWTVIPKEEMGKILTLLHRVSELRVDRKLLLELLHAWTGLITQTEAPAALLRVLNHKLDLSCSSAMDLSGQEEDTVLSLSSWDCRAISAAINKADGDTELILHDCQVEDAGLEEFYKESILQRVHLSLGKPILLQLLHLVFVGDGGRSERLASLLSRALGKELDLSHTPLDLMACSSLALILEHSEGLSELDLSDCHLTDTHLEFLLTHLHKAQVLNLCNNEITDEGAVQLNLYMIGNSFTETVWLCNNKITEFDSFLADKRYKLWPAHVPGMQDRHVTNLGSTSVREETSKVFSKTKPIIKEFNPEIVEEVEENKISYRFQCGFSGKFQCRATGLVFGMREPGTVEYSVDHWDMHMLADTDSEPACPVFKISCPEGHMYQLHLLHCETEVYAAEALSVAHIWSNSLEILVPIRVTHSHVIININGLSRWTLFRRKPKTKTKINGQVLLFLELNLTEGQHRLWVYLLSRSVPYTEEKDLHIHNGPDQHATFTVLLDSTVTKLKLMIQELKRMGRKKVWKCQWFEPIFLKPGSNLTESDWLQNLCHILEHLSAKEIKRLKFLVRTSKELPQPSISSHDLECMEELHDLAELMVKSWGMNGSISATQLLMKELPRKDETVTSLLMPFLEQCVALRGA